The window TCAGCGCCCGCAATATCGGCGGCTACAACCGCAAATTCGGCGCGGCCGGCCAAGCCCACCTGCGCCTGCCCTACATCGCCGTCTTCATCGACGAACTGGCCGACCTGATGCACACCTACCCCGGCGACGTGGAGCGCAACCTGTGCCGGTTGGCGCAGATGGCGCGGGCCACGGGCATCCATCTGGTCGTCGCCACACAGCGGCCGTCGACCGACGTCATCACCGGGCTGATCAAGGCCAACTTCCCGGCCCGACTGTCGTTTGCCGTGGCCTCCGGCGTCGATTCGCGGGTCATCCTCGACACGGTGGGCGCGGAGAATCTGATGGGCAAGGGCGACATGCTTTATCAGGCCCCCGATGCCCCCGCGCCGGCCCGCGTGCAGGGCGTCTACGTCACCGACACGGAGATCGATCGCGTCGTCGGCCATTGGCGGGCGGCCATGCCCGACCACGCGCCCCAGCCGCCGCCGTGGGAGCCGCTCATCGCCCGCTATGCCCTGCTGGACGAGACCGATAGTTTGCTGGAATCGGCCGTGGAACTAGCCAAGAAGCACGACAACCTGTCCGTCTCGTTCCTGCAGCGCCGCCTGCGCCTGGGCTACCCGCGCGCCGCCCGGCTGATGGAGCACCTGCACGAGATGGGGCTGGTCGATGACCCGCAGACCGGCGGCAAGACGCGCCGCTCGTTCGTCAACGAAGATGACGATGACCCCATCGGCGATTATCTATCCGATTCAGAAGAGTTATAATTCAATCTCATGCGAACGTTTTTCGGCAATCGAACCAATTTCACGCGCTACGCCTGGTTTGTGCTGGGATTTATGATCCTGGTCATCCTGTGGGGCGCGTTCGTGCGGGCCACCGGCTCCGGCGCGGGCTGCGGCAGCCATTGGCCGCTGTGCAACGGCGTGGTCGTGCCGCGCGCGCCGCGCATCGAGACGCTCATCGAGTTCACCCACCGCATCACCAGCGGGTTCTCCGGCATCCTGGTGCTGGTCATGTTGGGCTGGGCCTTTCGCCTCTATCCCAAGGGCCACATCGTGCGCCGGGCGGCGGCCTTCTCGACGCTGTTTGTCATCACCGAGGGGCTGGTTGGCGCGGGGCTGGTCCTGTTCGAGTGGGTGGCCGACAACGAATCCGTCGCGCGGGCGATCTCGATGGCCGTCCATCTGGTCAATACCAACCTGCTGCTGGCGGCGATCACCTTGACGGCTTGGTGGGCGGGCGCAGACGCCGGGGCCGGTGAGGCCACCGGAGCCAAAGATCAACCACCCGCCAACTACGTCCTGAAATGGCGCGGGCAGGGGCGAACCGGCTGGTTGCTCGGCGGCGCGTTGGGGCTGTTGCTGCTGCTGGGCGTCAGTGGGGCCATCACCGCCCTGGGCGATACGCTCTTTCCTTCGGGCACATTGCGCGAGGGCATCGCCGCCGATTTCCTGCCCACGGCCCATTTCCTCGTCCGCCTGCGCGTCTACCATCCCATTCTGGCCGTGCTGACCGGCGTCTACCTGTGGTTCGCTGGGCCGGCCATCGCCGCGGCCCGGCCGGGCATCGGCGCGCTGACCTTCTCGCGGGCTATCCGGGTGCTGGTGGTGGTGCAACTCCTGGCCGGTGTCGTCAATATCCTGTTGAATGTTCCGGTGTGGATGCAACTGATCCATCTGCTGCTGGCCGACTTGATGTGGATTACCGTCGTGTTATTGGCGGCGGTGGCTCTGTCGCAACCGGCGGCCAGTATGCAGCCTGTTGCCCTGGCCCCGCTGGCCGTTGATTGAGCGCCACAGGTGCATATGGACAACTACCACGTCGGCACAATGGGCTTCGGCTATAAGCCGTGGCAAGGGACATTCTACCCCGACCGGTTGCCCAAGACGCAGCAGTTGGCCTATTACGCCACGCGCTTCAACGCGCTGGAGATGGATTCGACCTTCTACGGCACGCCGCGCCTGGCCTCGGTCGAGCGCTGGCGCGACACGACGCCCGACGGCTTCCGTTTTTGCCCCAAAGCGCCGCGCGAGATCACCCACGATCTGCGGCTGGCCCCCACCACCCAGGCGTTTCTGGACAACTTTCTGGACACGATGCGCCTGCTGGGCGACCGGCTGGGGCCGATTGTCTTCCAGTTCCCGCCCGACTTCGCCGTGGCCGAGCGCGACAATCTGGCCGCCTTTCTGCCCCACCTGCCGCCCGATCTGCGCTTCGCCGTGGAATTGCGCCACCGCTCGTGGTGGAGCGACGAGACGGCCGACCTGTTCCGCGCCCACAACGTCTGCTGGATCGCCGCCGATTACATCTATCTGCCCAAGGAGATACGGCGTACGGCCGATTTCCTCTATGTGCGCTTTCTGGGCCGCCACGGGCAATTCGACGACAAGTCCCACGAAGTGCTCGACAAGACGGCCGAGTTGCAAGACTGGCTCAGCCAAATCGAACCCCATCTGCCCGCCGTGACCGACGTCTACGCCTTCTTCAACGACGACTACGCCGGCCACGCCCCGGCCACGGCCGAGCGGTTCATGCGGCTGGTGGGCCTGGACCCCGGCGCCGGCCCGCCCCAACAGGGCCGCTTGTTCTGAGGCCTATATAAAAGCCCGCCCCTGAATTTTCAGGGGCGGGCGTTTGTTCTTCAGGGCTTATCCGGCTGATTACCTTGTTACATTGGTAACCACGATTTGTTCGTAGTCAGGCGCTTCAGCGCCGTCTGTGAAGAACGCAACTAAAGTTGCTGACTACGAACCTCAGAATTCTTGTGTAACAGAGTATTTATCCGCCATCTGTGAAATCTGTGGATTCTCCCGCTTAGGCGACGCCCGTCAGCGAGCCGCCGGCCTTGTTGCCCAGCACCTTGGCCGCGATCTGACCATACAGGTGGCCGGTCACGAACGAGATGAACGGGGTGGCAGCCAGGCCAATGACGAAAGCGGCGATCCAGCCCAGGCACGGGACGACCGACAGGACGCCGGTCACCAGTGAAACGGCAATGGCGGCGACGACCGAAACCAGGAAGACCATCAGAATATCGGCCATGTTGGCGCGCATGAGGCCGAATACCTCACTGAAGCGGAACAACGCGCCGAAATCGTCCTTGATGGCATACTGGATGAGGATGGCCGGCATCAGCAGCAGCAGGGCAATGACGAACAGGAAAACCAGGCATAACATGCCCAGGCCGCCGGTGGTGGCGATGAGGCCGGCGGCGTTTTCGCTGCCGGTCACGCTGGCCAGCCCGCCCGTCGCGGCGGCGCCGACGATCATCAGCAGGATAAACGGCAAGGTGTAGACGATCTCCGCCACGGTGACGAAGAAACCATCGCGCAGCAGACCGCCCCAATCATCCCACTCGGGCAGGCCATCCCACTCGCCGCCCATCACGCGGCGAATGATCTTGACCACGTACCCCTGCAAGATGAGGGCCGGGACGATGAGAAACGACAACACTGACATGAGGACGCCGATGAGCAATTTGCTCAGCCACGTCTTGTCTTCGGTCACATAGCGAACAGCTTTATTGATATCCATGATAAATCTCCTTGATAGACTACTGAGAATAATACGCGCGCGCGCCGGGAAGGTTGCGCCAATCCAGAGCATCATAAACGCATCGACGGCATGCGTCAACAAACACAACGGGTGGAACTACTTGTCATAAGCAGACACAGAGATCACCGAGGAGTCACAGAGAGCATGGAGGCATAAAGGCGCTCTCTCTGTGACTCTCTGTGATCCCTCTGTGGGCTCTGTGTAACAATGCAACTTCATCAAAGCCTTGTCGAGTGGAAATAGGCAATTAATCAGGGCCATGCTAGAATGATCGTGTGGCAAGAGTCATCTTCATGGGCACACCGGAGTTTGCCGTGCCGTGCCTGAATGTCCTCATCGCGACGCAGCAGGTCGTCGGCGTCGTCACCCAGCCCGACCGGCCGGCCGGGCGCGGCAACCGGCTGCGGCCGTCGCCGGTGAAGCTGGCTGCCGAGGCGGCCGGCATCCCCGTCTACCAGCCCCGGTCATTGAAGAAAGAAGAGGCCGCCGAACCATTGCGCGCCTGGCAGCCGGACGTCATCGTCGTGGCCGCCTTCGGCCAGATACTGCGCCCCCACGTCCTCTATCTGCCGCCGCGGGGCAGCCTCAACGTCCATGCCTCGCTGCTGCCGCGCTGGCGCGGCGCGGCCCCCATCCAGCACGCCCTCCTGGCCGGCGATACGCTCACCGGCATCACCCTGATGCAAATGGACGAAGGGTTGGACACGGGGCCGATGTTGGTGCGGGAATCGCTGGTCATCGACCCGCGCGA is drawn from Candidatus Promineifilum breve and contains these coding sequences:
- a CDS encoding DUF72 domain-containing protein, which codes for MDNYHVGTMGFGYKPWQGTFYPDRLPKTQQLAYYATRFNALEMDSTFYGTPRLASVERWRDTTPDGFRFCPKAPREITHDLRLAPTTQAFLDNFLDTMRLLGDRLGPIVFQFPPDFAVAERDNLAAFLPHLPPDLRFAVELRHRSWWSDETADLFRAHNVCWIAADYIYLPKEIRRTADFLYVRFLGRHGQFDDKSHEVLDKTAELQDWLSQIEPHLPAVTDVYAFFNDDYAGHAPATAERFMRLVGLDPGAGPPQQGRLF
- a CDS encoding COX15/CtaA family protein translates to MRTFFGNRTNFTRYAWFVLGFMILVILWGAFVRATGSGAGCGSHWPLCNGVVVPRAPRIETLIEFTHRITSGFSGILVLVMLGWAFRLYPKGHIVRRAAAFSTLFVITEGLVGAGLVLFEWVADNESVARAISMAVHLVNTNLLLAAITLTAWWAGADAGAGEATGAKDQPPANYVLKWRGQGRTGWLLGGALGLLLLLGVSGAITALGDTLFPSGTLREGIAADFLPTAHFLVRLRVYHPILAVLTGVYLWFAGPAIAAARPGIGALTFSRAIRVLVVVQLLAGVVNILLNVPVWMQLIHLLLADLMWITVVLLAAVALSQPAASMQPVALAPLAVD
- the fmt gene encoding methionyl-tRNA formyltransferase, giving the protein MGTPEFAVPCLNVLIATQQVVGVVTQPDRPAGRGNRLRPSPVKLAAEAAGIPVYQPRSLKKEEAAEPLRAWQPDVIVVAAFGQILRPHVLYLPPRGSLNVHASLLPRWRGAAPIQHALLAGDTLTGITLMQMDEGLDTGPMLVRESLVIDPRETAATLHDRLAALGADMLRRWLDDILTGRVSPTVQDEAAMTYAPMIDKAAGAIDWTRDAATIDRLVRAMTPWPGAFTEWAGETLKITRARPLAGAATGHPGYVVRAAEGVAVATGDGLLLLDEVQPPGKRPMPAADFARGRPDFLGAVLGAAG
- a CDS encoding DUF4013 domain-containing protein, whose amino-acid sequence is MDINKAVRYVTEDKTWLSKLLIGVLMSVLSFLIVPALILQGYVVKIIRRVMGGEWDGLPEWDDWGGLLRDGFFVTVAEIVYTLPFILLMIVGAAATGGLASVTGSENAAGLIATTGGLGMLCLVFLFVIALLLLMPAILIQYAIKDDFGALFRFSEVFGLMRANMADILMVFLVSVVAAIAVSLVTGVLSVVPCLGWIAAFVIGLAATPFISFVTGHLYGQIAAKVLGNKAGGSLTGVA